One genomic region from Nocardia vinacea encodes:
- a CDS encoding ACP S-malonyltransferase, whose protein sequence is MIALFAPGQGSQTPGMLAPWLDLPGATDRLAIWSKASGLDLVRLGTTATAEEITDTAVTQPLVVAAALLAFAEIEPDALPADTIIAGHSVGELAAAAVAGVISADDAVRLAAIRGAEMAKACALEPTGMSAVLGGDEAAVLARLEELELVPANRNAAGQIVAAGRLTALAELAADAPEKARVRALPVAGAFHTAFMAPAQDAVTDAISKITPNEPTRTLLSNFDGKPVTSGADAVAKLAAQVTRPVRWDLCTETVRQAAVSAVAELPPAGTLVGIAKRELKGTPTLALKTPEDLPALAGLTTSG, encoded by the coding sequence GTGATCGCGTTGTTCGCCCCTGGACAGGGGTCCCAGACACCCGGCATGCTCGCGCCTTGGCTCGACCTTCCCGGCGCGACTGATCGCCTCGCCATCTGGTCCAAAGCTTCCGGCTTGGATCTGGTTCGACTCGGCACCACCGCAACGGCGGAGGAGATCACCGATACTGCCGTTACCCAGCCGCTTGTCGTCGCCGCCGCACTGCTGGCCTTCGCGGAAATCGAGCCGGATGCACTTCCGGCCGATACCATCATTGCCGGACATTCGGTCGGTGAACTCGCCGCTGCCGCAGTCGCCGGAGTCATCTCCGCCGATGATGCGGTGCGGCTGGCCGCCATCCGCGGTGCGGAGATGGCCAAGGCGTGCGCTCTCGAGCCGACCGGCATGTCCGCGGTGCTCGGTGGCGATGAGGCCGCCGTGCTCGCCCGGCTCGAAGAGCTCGAACTCGTCCCGGCCAACCGCAATGCCGCGGGTCAGATCGTGGCCGCTGGACGTTTGACCGCCCTCGCGGAACTCGCCGCCGATGCGCCCGAGAAGGCGCGGGTGCGTGCGCTGCCCGTCGCGGGTGCGTTCCACACCGCGTTCATGGCCCCGGCCCAGGACGCTGTGACGGACGCCATATCCAAGATCACGCCGAACGAGCCGACCAGGACCCTGCTCTCGAACTTCGACGGCAAGCCGGTTACCTCCGGAGCCGATGCTGTCGCTAAGCTCGCGGCGCAGGTCACCCGGCCCGTCCGGTGGGATCTGTGCACTGAGACCGTCCGACAGGCAGCGGTCTCGGCAGTGGCGGAGCTGCCGCCGGCGGGCACGCTCGTCGGCATCGCAAAACGGGAACTGAAGGGCACACCAACACTGGCCCTGAAGACCCCCGAAGACCTCCCCGCGTTGGCCGGGCTCACCACTTCCGGCTAG
- the acpM gene encoding meromycolate extension acyl carrier protein AcpM: protein MAALTQEQIVEELGKIIEEVTGIEPSEVTIEKSFVDDLDIDSLSMVEIAVQTEDKYGVKIPDEDLASLKTVGDAVAYIQKLEAENADAAAELKAKFDAE from the coding sequence GTGGCCGCTCTGACCCAGGAACAAATCGTCGAGGAACTCGGCAAGATCATCGAAGAGGTGACCGGTATCGAGCCCTCCGAGGTGACGATCGAGAAGTCCTTTGTCGATGACCTGGACATCGACTCGCTGTCCATGGTCGAGATCGCGGTTCAGACCGAGGACAAGTACGGCGTGAAGATCCCGGACGAGGATCTGGCCAGCCTGAAGACGGTCGGCGACGCTGTCGCCTACATCCAGAAGCTCGAGGCCGAGAACGCTGACGCGGCCGCGGAGCTCAAGGCCAAGTTCGACGCCGAGTAG
- a CDS encoding KasA/KasB family beta-ketoacyl-ACP synthase, which translates to MTTPSTLNGNFPNVVVTSMAATTSIAGDVDATWKGLLNGESGIDVLDDPFVEEYDLPVRIGGHLKVRPDTLLSRVECRRMAYVEQLATVLGREVWQNAGSPEVDPERLGVAIGTGLGGGDALIDSVDKLKNGGYRKISPLAVQMVMPNGPSAVVGLELKARAGVVTPVSACSSGSEAIANAWRMIVMGDADIVVTGGVEGFIDAVPIAAFTMMRAMSTRNDDPKGASRPFDKDRDGFVFGEAGALMVIETEEHAKARGATIHARLLGAGITSDGFHLVAPDPTGDGAARAMTRAMQTAGLTPKDITHINAHATATPIGDTAEANAINKAVGNHASVYAPKSALGHSIGAVGALESVLTVLSIRDGIVPPTLNLENQDPEIDLDVVHGEARRQEIEYAINNSFGFGGHNVALAFGRA; encoded by the coding sequence GTGACCACTCCTTCCACCTTGAACGGGAATTTCCCCAATGTCGTCGTCACGAGTATGGCGGCGACCACGTCGATCGCTGGTGATGTCGATGCGACGTGGAAGGGACTCCTCAACGGCGAGAGCGGTATCGACGTTCTCGACGACCCCTTCGTCGAGGAGTACGACCTTCCGGTCCGCATCGGCGGTCACCTGAAGGTCCGGCCAGATACCCTGCTGAGCCGTGTCGAATGTCGGCGCATGGCCTACGTCGAGCAGCTCGCGACCGTACTCGGTCGCGAGGTCTGGCAGAACGCAGGCAGCCCCGAGGTCGACCCGGAGCGTCTGGGTGTGGCGATCGGTACCGGGCTCGGCGGCGGTGACGCGCTCATCGACTCGGTCGACAAGCTGAAGAACGGTGGCTATCGCAAGATTTCGCCGCTGGCTGTTCAGATGGTCATGCCGAATGGTCCGTCGGCCGTCGTCGGTCTCGAATTGAAGGCCAGGGCAGGAGTGGTCACTCCGGTCTCGGCATGCTCATCGGGCTCCGAGGCCATCGCCAATGCGTGGCGAATGATCGTCATGGGTGACGCCGATATAGTCGTCACCGGTGGCGTCGAGGGTTTCATCGACGCGGTGCCGATCGCGGCGTTCACCATGATGCGCGCGATGAGTACCCGCAATGACGACCCGAAGGGCGCCTCGCGTCCCTTCGACAAGGATCGCGACGGTTTCGTCTTCGGCGAGGCCGGTGCGCTGATGGTCATCGAGACCGAGGAACACGCCAAGGCTCGTGGCGCGACGATCCACGCGCGCCTGCTGGGCGCCGGTATCACCTCCGATGGCTTCCACCTGGTCGCACCCGATCCCACAGGTGACGGTGCCGCCCGGGCGATGACCAGGGCGATGCAGACCGCGGGTCTGACGCCCAAGGACATCACCCACATCAACGCGCACGCGACCGCTACCCCGATCGGCGACACCGCCGAGGCGAACGCGATCAACAAGGCCGTGGGCAACCACGCTTCGGTGTACGCGCCGAAGTCGGCACTCGGTCACTCGATCGGCGCCGTCGGTGCGCTCGAATCGGTGCTCACCGTGCTCAGCATCCGCGACGGTATCGTCCCGCCGACGCTGAACCTGGAGAACCAGGATCCGGAGATCGATCTGGATGTGGTGCACGGCGAGGCCCGCCGCCAGGAGATCGAGTACGCCATCAACAACTCGTTCGGTTTCGGTGGGCACAATGTCGCGCTCGCCTTCGGTCGGGCATAG
- a CDS encoding acyl-CoA carboxylase subunit beta, with amino-acid sequence MTIVAPAFRPETATDPRDPLGRLQRFFDPGTVLPLHPRDKSGVLAAIGEVDGVRTVAYCSDATVMGGAMGVEGCKHIVDAIDTAIDSAIPVVGIWHSGGARLAEGVEALHAVGLVFEAMVRASGLVPQISVVLGFAAGGAAYGPALTDIVIMAPEGRIFVTGPDVVRSVTGEQVDMATLGGPETHGKKSGVTHIVANDEADALHRGRRLVSMFAEQGEFDLVAAAHGDVDLKAMMPESAKRAYDVKPIVHELLDNVDGESSFEELQGGYARSIVTGLGRLGGRTVGVLANNPIRLGGCLNSESAEKAARFVRLCDAFGIPLVVLTDVPGYLPGVSMEWEGVVRRGAKLLHAFAEARVPRVTLVTRKIYGGAYIAMNARSLGATAVYAWPGSEVAVMGAKAAVGILHKKALAAAPEEEREALHERLTVEHERIAGGVERAIAIGVVDDVIDPAKTRSTIAAALAAAPVRKSHHKNIPL; translated from the coding sequence ATGACAATTGTGGCTCCCGCGTTCCGACCAGAAACTGCCACCGATCCGCGTGATCCGCTCGGTCGGCTCCAACGCTTCTTCGACCCCGGAACCGTGCTACCGCTGCACCCGCGCGACAAGTCCGGTGTGCTCGCCGCGATCGGCGAGGTGGATGGTGTCCGCACCGTCGCCTACTGCTCCGACGCCACCGTCATGGGCGGCGCGATGGGCGTGGAGGGCTGCAAGCACATCGTCGACGCGATCGACACCGCTATCGATTCCGCCATTCCGGTGGTCGGCATCTGGCATTCCGGCGGCGCTCGCCTGGCTGAGGGGGTCGAGGCGCTGCACGCGGTCGGCCTGGTCTTCGAGGCCATGGTTCGCGCGTCCGGCCTGGTGCCGCAGATTTCGGTGGTGCTCGGCTTCGCGGCCGGTGGCGCCGCCTACGGCCCGGCGCTGACCGACATCGTGATCATGGCGCCGGAGGGCCGGATCTTCGTGACCGGTCCCGATGTGGTGCGCAGTGTGACCGGTGAGCAGGTCGATATGGCCACCCTGGGTGGTCCGGAGACGCACGGTAAGAAGTCCGGTGTCACGCACATCGTCGCCAATGACGAGGCCGACGCGCTGCACCGTGGGCGGCGCCTTGTGTCGATGTTCGCCGAGCAGGGCGAATTCGATCTGGTCGCGGCCGCGCACGGTGATGTCGATCTGAAGGCGATGATGCCGGAATCGGCCAAACGTGCCTACGACGTGAAGCCGATCGTCCACGAACTGCTCGACAACGTCGACGGTGAGTCCTCGTTCGAGGAACTGCAGGGCGGTTACGCGCGCAGCATCGTTACCGGTCTCGGGCGGCTCGGCGGGCGCACTGTGGGTGTGCTCGCCAATAACCCGATCCGCCTCGGGGGCTGCCTGAACTCCGAAAGTGCGGAGAAGGCAGCGCGTTTCGTGCGGTTGTGCGACGCGTTCGGCATTCCGCTGGTGGTGCTCACCGATGTGCCCGGGTACCTGCCCGGTGTCAGCATGGAGTGGGAAGGTGTGGTCCGGCGCGGTGCGAAGCTGCTGCACGCATTCGCCGAGGCCCGGGTGCCGCGGGTCACGCTGGTTACCCGCAAGATCTACGGTGGCGCCTACATCGCGATGAACGCCCGTTCGCTCGGTGCGACCGCGGTGTACGCCTGGCCCGGTTCCGAGGTCGCCGTGATGGGCGCCAAGGCCGCCGTCGGCATCCTGCACAAGAAGGCCCTCGCGGCCGCGCCGGAGGAAGAGCGTGAGGCGCTGCACGAGCGTCTGACGGTCGAGCACGAGCGCATCGCCGGTGGTGTCGAGCGGGCCATCGCGATCGGTGTCGTGGACGACGTCATCGACCCGGCCAAGACCCGCAGCACCATTGCCGCGGCATTGGCGGCGGCACCGGTGCGCAAGAGTCACCACAAGAACATTCCGCTGTAA
- the dctA gene encoding C4-dicarboxylate transporter DctA — MSVTIETTTATDPVRKPPWYRSLFLQLLVAIVAGILVGKLWPDFGADLKPLADGFIKLIKMVIAPIIFCTVVLGIAHVGDMKSVGRIGVKALIYFEVITTFALLFGLLVGNLVKPGAGFHIDAQTLATGAEKIAKTTKNGELPHTVDFLLNIIPASVISAFAENALLQVLFFAVLFGLALAKFGEHGPPVILEAVDHIGKIFFTIIGWIMKLAPLGAFGAMAYIVGQYGLSALSSYGKLIACCYGAAVLFLLVLAVVVRVFAGVSLWKLVKYIKDELFLALGTASTEVVLPRIMIKLTEAGCSRATTGLVIPTGYSFNLDGATLYLSICVLFLAQALGVDLSLGEQITAVGVLMLTSKGMAGVPGSSFLALSATITAIGHGSIPVAAVALLLGADRLMDSMRVTVNLLGNCVATFVVARWEGQLDSERMRKVLDGEEVPPLEDKDPMVAYTAEEA, encoded by the coding sequence ATGAGCGTGACGATCGAAACCACCACAGCAACGGACCCGGTGCGCAAACCGCCCTGGTACCGCTCGCTATTCCTGCAACTGCTGGTGGCGATCGTGGCCGGAATTCTGGTCGGCAAGCTCTGGCCCGACTTCGGCGCGGATCTCAAACCGCTGGCCGACGGGTTCATCAAGCTGATCAAAATGGTGATCGCGCCGATCATCTTCTGCACGGTGGTGCTCGGCATCGCCCATGTCGGCGATATGAAATCGGTCGGCCGGATCGGTGTGAAGGCGCTGATCTACTTCGAGGTGATCACCACTTTCGCGCTGCTCTTCGGTTTGCTGGTCGGCAACCTGGTGAAGCCGGGTGCGGGCTTTCATATCGACGCGCAGACCCTGGCGACCGGTGCCGAGAAGATCGCCAAGACCACCAAGAACGGCGAGCTACCGCATACCGTCGACTTTTTGCTGAATATCATTCCGGCATCGGTGATTTCGGCATTCGCGGAGAATGCGCTGCTGCAGGTGTTGTTCTTCGCGGTGCTGTTCGGCTTGGCGCTGGCGAAGTTCGGTGAGCACGGCCCGCCGGTGATTCTGGAGGCGGTCGATCACATCGGGAAGATCTTCTTCACGATCATCGGCTGGATCATGAAATTGGCGCCGCTGGGTGCGTTCGGCGCGATGGCCTACATCGTTGGGCAGTACGGACTTTCCGCGCTCAGCAGCTATGGCAAGCTGATCGCCTGTTGTTATGGGGCGGCGGTGTTGTTCCTGCTGGTGCTCGCGGTGGTCGTGCGGGTCTTCGCCGGGGTGAGTCTGTGGAAGCTCGTCAAATACATCAAGGATGAGCTGTTCCTCGCGCTCGGCACCGCGTCGACCGAGGTGGTGCTGCCGCGGATCATGATCAAGCTGACCGAAGCCGGTTGCTCACGAGCCACCACCGGGCTGGTGATACCGACCGGGTATTCGTTCAATCTCGACGGTGCGACGCTGTATCTGTCCATCTGCGTGCTGTTCTTGGCGCAGGCGCTCGGGGTGGATCTGAGTCTCGGCGAGCAGATCACGGCCGTCGGCGTGCTGATGTTGACCTCGAAAGGTATGGCGGGCGTACCGGGTTCGTCATTCCTCGCGCTGTCGGCGACGATCACCGCGATCGGGCACGGATCGATTCCGGTGGCAGCGGTCGCGCTGTTGCTCGGGGCGGATCGGCTGATGGATTCGATGCGGGTCACGGTGAATCTACTCGGCAATTGCGTCGCGACCTTCGTGGTCGCGAGGTGGGAGGGGCAGTTGGATTCGGAGCGGATGCGCAAGGTGCTGGATGGGGAAGAGGTGCCGCCGTTGGAAGACAAGGACCCGATGGTCGCCTATACCGCTGAAGAAGCTTGA
- a CDS encoding helix-turn-helix domain-containing protein has protein sequence MRYEELADEPCSITRPLVILGDRWTLVILKYSFAGVRRFNAFQSALGISRSRLQDRLDRLIEHGILVKQKAAVGAYEEYRLTPKGHDIYPILMAIRDWGDTYMAPEGPPVHYRHSDCTGEGHIKLECDSCGTELTARDISAEPGPGFTSEDGRQVG, from the coding sequence GTGCGCTACGAGGAACTTGCTGATGAGCCGTGTTCGATCACACGGCCGCTGGTGATCCTGGGCGACCGCTGGACCCTGGTGATCCTGAAATATTCGTTCGCGGGCGTGCGGCGGTTCAACGCATTCCAGAGCGCGCTCGGTATCTCCCGGAGCCGATTGCAGGATCGGCTCGATCGGCTGATCGAACACGGGATTCTGGTCAAACAGAAGGCTGCAGTCGGTGCGTACGAGGAGTACCGGCTGACGCCGAAGGGACACGATATCTATCCGATCCTGATGGCGATCCGGGATTGGGGCGATACATACATGGCACCCGAAGGTCCGCCGGTGCACTACCGCCATTCGGACTGCACCGGCGAAGGGCACATCAAACTCGAATGTGACTCGTGCGGAACCGAACTCACCGCACGCGATATCTCCGCCGAGCCGGGTCCTGGCTTCACCTCCGAAGATGGACGTCAGGTCGGCTAA
- a CDS encoding nitroreductase codes for MSPTSLQTDEFTALSHILDNRWTCRQFKSDRVPRDTIEALLRLAQRTPSWCNTQPWQVVLTEDAGTDRFRKELLEHVAIAEPEPDFAFPAQYAGAYRDRRRACGLQLYDSVGIVKGDQAGTMRQAMRNFELFDAPHVAIVTTEADLGVYGAIDCGLYIGTFLLAAQSLGLGAAPQAALASYSPFLHTYFDLPENRRVVAAISFGYPDPDHPVNTFRTAREDLDQVATWHSD; via the coding sequence ATGAGCCCGACCAGCCTGCAGACCGACGAGTTCACGGCACTGAGCCACATCCTCGACAACAGATGGACTTGCCGTCAGTTCAAATCCGACCGGGTCCCACGCGACACCATCGAGGCCCTGCTGCGGCTGGCCCAGCGCACCCCGTCCTGGTGCAATACCCAGCCCTGGCAGGTCGTCCTCACCGAGGACGCGGGCACCGACCGATTCCGCAAAGAACTCCTCGAACACGTCGCAATCGCCGAGCCGGAACCGGATTTCGCATTTCCCGCGCAGTACGCCGGCGCCTACCGCGATCGTCGACGCGCATGCGGCCTGCAGCTCTACGACAGCGTCGGCATCGTGAAGGGCGATCAGGCAGGCACCATGCGCCAAGCCATGCGCAACTTCGAACTCTTCGACGCCCCGCACGTCGCGATCGTCACCACCGAGGCCGACCTCGGCGTGTACGGCGCCATCGACTGCGGCCTCTACATCGGCACCTTCCTCCTCGCGGCCCAGAGCCTTGGACTCGGTGCCGCACCCCAAGCCGCCCTCGCCTCCTACTCACCCTTCCTGCACACCTACTTCGACCTGCCCGAAAACCGCCGAGTCGTCGCCGCGATCTCCTTCGGCTATCCGGACCCGGACCACCCGGTCAATACCTTCCGCACCGCCCGCGAAGACCTGGACCAGGTCGCAACCTGGCACAGCGACTGA
- a CDS encoding SGNH/GDSL hydrolase family protein produces MTSKLSRRCARWLGVVTATVAAVAAVPAAEAAPPAAPGSSLVVLGDSFAANGFRWEADAKECLRGPTSWPTQLSRLMGVAGGSDFVDVSCSGAAIETERGYSLVQEAINADKAGAFGPRTKLIAVQFGLNDIWGANPATLWTSLVPCVLNVAEGCGLEAAAQGRITDYRGVSGAQYAERIRAVIEYLRYYAPQAKVVLVGYPELFPAGQSFTCLSVLGVGQYVQPRGAGLVEYLDRIDAAQRDAAAQLGIEFFDSRALTAGHGLCSAQPWLNGVLDPRADPVGIPFHPSAHGDSVIAGALYERYGK; encoded by the coding sequence GTGACCAGCAAGCTCTCTCGTCGTTGTGCCCGGTGGCTCGGGGTGGTGACGGCGACCGTGGCGGCGGTTGCCGCAGTGCCCGCGGCGGAGGCGGCGCCGCCCGCCGCGCCGGGTAGTTCCTTGGTGGTGCTCGGAGATTCCTTCGCCGCCAATGGTTTTCGGTGGGAAGCCGATGCGAAGGAGTGTCTGCGCGGACCGACTTCGTGGCCGACACAGCTGAGCCGATTGATGGGTGTCGCGGGTGGCTCCGACTTCGTGGACGTGTCGTGCTCCGGCGCGGCGATCGAGACCGAGCGGGGTTATTCGCTGGTTCAGGAGGCGATCAACGCCGATAAGGCGGGGGCATTCGGGCCGCGAACCAAGTTGATCGCAGTGCAGTTCGGGCTCAACGACATCTGGGGAGCGAATCCGGCCACACTGTGGACCTCGCTGGTTCCGTGCGTCCTCAATGTCGCCGAGGGGTGTGGTTTGGAAGCCGCCGCACAGGGGCGGATCACCGACTATCGGGGCGTATCGGGTGCGCAGTATGCCGAACGCATCCGCGCGGTGATCGAATATCTGCGGTACTACGCGCCGCAGGCGAAGGTAGTGCTGGTCGGCTATCCGGAATTGTTCCCGGCCGGGCAGAGTTTCACCTGTCTCAGCGTGCTCGGCGTCGGGCAGTACGTACAGCCGCGGGGTGCCGGGCTGGTCGAATATCTGGATCGCATCGATGCGGCGCAGCGGGACGCGGCGGCGCAGCTCGGAATCGAATTCTTCGACTCCAGGGCGCTGACGGCCGGGCACGGGTTGTGTTCGGCGCAGCCGTGGTTGAACGGTGTGCTCGATCCGCGCGCGGATCCGGTCGGGATTCCGTTTCATCCATCGGCGCACGGGGATTCGGTGATCGCTGGAGCGCTGTACGAGCGGTACGGCAAGTGA
- a CDS encoding acyltransferase, which yields MTTEPTADPAEARPALPSLTGARWWAAFAVFLLHALVFLPVYPFQKSELFRQIHQVMPMQLGAAGVTFFFVLSGFIIHWSFRPGNSVPRFYWRRVLKIYPTHLVATVAFVVVASVPLSRLVVWAPNVLLIHTWVPKWTTVGGLNVPSWSLGAEMLFYLSFPLALPLVRRIRGEQVWWVIAGLLVLILALHTAYFLWVPGPKGIANAFAPRLVPGNVSPYFELHASPAWFAQPDIPVAPSYWLSYTFPASRLPEFFLGVLAARLVLEGRWRNTRLDRPLLALAVAFAATWVVPVNYKMSALLLAPMTAVVATLAARDLAGLRGLNASPRMVWLGNISFAFYLIQFPVMVLITRLFIGGRQFGPLGWLGFAGLSLIVAIAAAAAIYRWVDEPLMRRFAGRRAVRPPATTRAPVDRVTASVAP from the coding sequence GTGACGACCGAGCCCACGGCGGATCCCGCCGAGGCGCGGCCCGCACTGCCTTCGCTGACCGGGGCGCGGTGGTGGGCCGCGTTCGCGGTATTCCTGTTGCACGCCTTGGTATTTCTGCCGGTCTATCCGTTTCAGAAGTCCGAGTTGTTCCGGCAGATCCACCAGGTGATGCCGATGCAGTTGGGCGCGGCCGGGGTCACATTCTTCTTCGTACTGTCCGGGTTCATCATCCATTGGTCGTTCCGGCCCGGAAATTCGGTGCCACGCTTCTATTGGCGGCGGGTGTTGAAGATCTATCCGACGCATCTGGTTGCGACGGTGGCCTTCGTCGTGGTCGCGAGTGTGCCACTGTCGCGGCTGGTGGTGTGGGCGCCGAATGTGCTGCTGATCCACACCTGGGTGCCGAAGTGGACGACGGTCGGCGGGCTCAATGTGCCGTCCTGGTCGCTGGGTGCGGAAATGCTGTTCTACCTGAGCTTTCCGCTTGCCTTGCCGCTGGTGCGGCGCATTCGCGGGGAGCAGGTGTGGTGGGTGATCGCAGGTCTGCTCGTGCTGATTCTCGCGCTGCATACGGCGTACTTCCTGTGGGTGCCCGGTCCGAAGGGCATCGCGAATGCCTTTGCGCCACGGCTCGTTCCGGGAAATGTGTCGCCGTACTTCGAGCTGCACGCGTCACCGGCCTGGTTCGCACAGCCGGATATCCCGGTGGCGCCGTCCTATTGGCTCAGCTATACGTTTCCGGCGTCGCGGCTGCCCGAGTTCTTCCTCGGGGTGCTCGCCGCGCGGCTGGTGCTGGAGGGGCGCTGGCGCAATACCCGGCTGGATCGGCCGCTGCTGGCCTTGGCCGTCGCCTTCGCGGCCACCTGGGTGGTGCCGGTGAACTACAAGATGTCGGCGCTGCTGCTCGCACCGATGACCGCGGTGGTCGCGACGCTCGCGGCGCGGGATCTGGCTGGTCTGCGCGGCCTGAACGCCTCGCCCAGGATGGTGTGGCTCGGCAATATTTCCTTCGCCTTCTATCTGATCCAGTTTCCGGTCATGGTGCTGATCACCCGGCTGTTCATCGGCGGTCGACAGTTCGGTCCACTCGGCTGGCTGGGGTTCGCCGGGCTGAGCCTGATCGTCGCGATAGCGGCGGCGGCCGCGATCTACCGCTGGGTGGACGAACCGCTGATGCGTCGCTTCGCCGGCCGCCGCGCCGTGCGTCCGCCCGCGACGACGCGAGCTCCGGTCGACCGCGTTACCGCCTCGGTTGCGCCGTGA
- a CDS encoding Eco57I restriction-modification methylase domain-containing protein, whose product MTPGEPAARDRKRHGRHYTPPALARFLAQRLLEHAPLPADVGSSGTGHAVAPDVRSAVREPGQQARRAATGTGTPDGEVRDTAALGAGVRVPSGGVLRVLDPACGDGELLLALDQVAGELVPGVRVELVGYDLDAAGVAVARERAAAAGVAIEWHIGDFLTESAGIAAGSFDAIITNPPYVRTQQLGGPTAQLLSKQFGLQGRIDLTHPFVAVAPRLLRSGGVLGLLCANRFLTTKAGANIRSLLRTELAPVELYDLGDTKLFEAAVLPAVTIATRTAARAVCRYVSAYEIDAAEIVGGTDLFEALAAEQSHCVEHCGRTFAVEVGTLATGDQAVIRGASGDQMTGDRANRGDPVVSGPVVAWRVAASDRGDAVDAPETVASDADGHSGAWRMSRPEIDRWLAEVEAGTWRTFGAVGRIRVGIKTTADRVFISDRWAELRPRPEGELLFDLITHQDVDPWRISRERDVQVLYPYDTSQPARMPVDLREFPGAAAYLESHRETLAGRKYLTDSGREWFEIWVPQRPHLWRVPKVVFPDISERPRFALDRSGAVVNGDCYWMSLADLGVDGAAERLAYLLMGVANSALGLRFYDAVCGNRLYSGRRRWITQYVSRLPLPDPTTMRAGGVVELVREFIDDGREPDANSLRLLDEWVAAAFGTRMFEMR is encoded by the coding sequence ATGACTCCCGGCGAGCCGGCCGCGCGCGACCGTAAACGGCACGGTAGGCACTACACGCCACCCGCCCTGGCGCGCTTTCTCGCGCAGCGGCTGCTCGAACATGCGCCGCTGCCAGCTGACGTCGGGTCGTCGGGAACCGGTCATGCTGTGGCGCCGGACGTGCGGTCGGCAGTGCGGGAACCTGGTCAGCAGGCGCGACGGGCCGCGACCGGGACTGGGACGCCTGATGGAGAGGTGCGGGACACGGCAGCCCTGGGCGCTGGAGTGCGGGTGCCGAGCGGAGGGGTGCTACGGGTGCTCGATCCGGCCTGTGGGGACGGTGAGCTGCTGCTCGCGCTGGATCAGGTTGCGGGGGAGTTGGTGCCAGGGGTGCGGGTGGAATTGGTGGGGTACGACCTGGATGCCGCCGGGGTTGCGGTGGCGCGAGAGCGGGCGGCGGCCGCGGGGGTCGCGATCGAGTGGCATATCGGGGATTTCCTGACCGAATCGGCGGGGATCGCGGCGGGTTCGTTCGATGCGATCATCACCAATCCGCCGTATGTGCGGACTCAGCAGTTGGGTGGGCCGACCGCGCAGTTGCTCAGCAAGCAGTTCGGGTTGCAGGGGCGGATCGATCTCACCCACCCATTCGTCGCGGTCGCGCCGCGGCTGCTGAGGTCGGGTGGGGTGCTCGGGTTGCTGTGTGCCAATCGGTTTCTCACCACCAAGGCCGGTGCGAATATTCGGAGCCTGCTGCGCACCGAGTTGGCTCCGGTCGAGCTGTACGACCTCGGTGATACGAAGTTGTTCGAGGCGGCGGTGCTGCCCGCGGTCACCATCGCCACCCGGACGGCAGCCCGCGCGGTCTGCCGCTATGTTTCGGCCTACGAGATCGATGCCGCCGAAATCGTCGGCGGGACGGATCTTTTCGAGGCGCTGGCGGCCGAACAGAGTCACTGTGTCGAGCACTGCGGGCGTACTTTCGCGGTCGAGGTCGGTACGTTGGCGACGGGCGATCAGGCAGTGATCCGTGGGGCATCCGGCGATCAGATGACGGGTGATCGAGCAAACCGCGGCGATCCGGTGGTATCGGGACCGGTAGTTGCCTGGCGGGTTGCCGCTTCCGATCGTGGTGACGCTGTGGACGCGCCGGAAACCGTTGCTAGTGACGCGGACGGGCACAGCGGCGCGTGGCGAATGTCCCGGCCGGAGATCGACAGGTGGTTGGCCGAGGTGGAGGCGGGGACCTGGCGGACATTCGGTGCCGTGGGGCGGATTCGGGTGGGGATCAAGACAACTGCGGATCGGGTGTTCATTTCCGATCGGTGGGCGGAGCTGCGGCCGCGGCCGGAGGGGGAGTTGTTATTCGATTTGATCACCCATCAGGATGTCGATCCGTGGCGGATTTCGCGTGAGCGCGACGTACAGGTGCTGTATCCGTACGACACGTCACAACCCGCGCGGATGCCGGTTGACCTGCGAGAATTTCCCGGGGCCGCGGCATATTTGGAGTCACATCGGGAGACGTTGGCAGGTCGGAAGTATCTGACCGACAGCGGCAGGGAGTGGTTCGAGATCTGGGTGCCGCAGCGACCGCATCTGTGGCGGGTGCCCAAAGTGGTCTTTCCCGATATCAGCGAGCGGCCACGATTCGCCTTGGATCGGTCCGGGGCGGTGGTGAACGGGGATTGCTATTGGATGTCGCTGGCCGATCTCGGGGTGGACGGCGCCGCGGAGCGGTTGGCGTATTTGCTGATGGGCGTCGCGAATTCGGCGCTGGGCCTGCGGTTCTACGATGCGGTGTGCGGGAACCGGCTGTATTCGGGTAGGCGGCGGTGGATCACCCAGTATGTATCGCGGCTGCCGCTGCCGGATCCGACCACGATGCGGGCGGGTGGCGTCGTCGAACTGGTTCGGGAGTTCATCGACGACGGCAGGGAGCCCGACGCGAATTCGCTCCGCCTGCTCGATGAATGGGTGGCGGCCGCCTTCGGCACCCGGATGTTCGAAATGCGTTGA